The Brassica oleracea var. oleracea cultivar TO1000 chromosome C6, BOL, whole genome shotgun sequence genomic interval TGGATCATAAGCATTTGGTGGCGTTACGTTGAAGAAGGATGTGGATTCGGTTAGAGGTAGTCCGAAGACTCCGCTCTCCTGGAGCGGCGAATCTGGAAGTGGCAGCACCTCTGCATCTCCCTCCGCCGATGGGGTGGAGGACACCAGTCGCCAAGCTAGCTGCTCCACGTCTACAGGATCCGGATCTAAAGGTACTTTCTCTTCCTCTCTCAAAAACACTATCGTCTCGATTTAGTCTTCTCTCCTTCTCCTTTCTTCTCGACTGCGAATCCCTCAGCCGCGGAGAGATATCACGTCCGTCGCGTGTTCGTAGGTCGTTCTCCTCATCGTATAGCTCAGAAGCCATGAACTCTGGTATCCCGAGGATCGAGTGAGCTGAATGGTTCTTCCCCACGATTGCAGCCAATCCAAGATCGCCAATCTTAACCTGTCAAGACACACACACAATCATTAAAACCCAAACAATAAAAAAGACAGTGACTTTATGTTTTTTTAATTACCTGACCGATGTTTCCATTAACGAAAACGTTGCTGCAGTTAAGATCTCTATGGATGATGCAAGGATCATGCGTGTGGAGATAAACCAATCCCTTGAGTATATGCTTAGACCACTTCTTCAAAGCTCTCATTGACACGTGTCTATGCTTCTTCCTATACTCTCTCAAGTTTCCCGAGGTACAAATCTCGGTGATGAAGTTCAGCGTGTTGCTCCTCTCGTCTCTCCACACCTTGTACAAGGCGATGATGCTGCTGTTCTTGAGGCTCTTGAGGAGCCTCACCTCCGAGTAAAGCCTTTCCATCACAGCGGGATCGTCGGAGAAACAGCTGAGCTTGACTTGGTTCCACGCGACTTTGATGCCTTCCTCTTGGTCAAAGGCTCTGTTGACTTTTTTGACGGCGCCGGAGCCTAGGAGCTCGTCGTAACGGCCGTATCCGCCGGTGGGATCTGTTTCCACAAACGGCTTGGAGTCCTTATCTGATGGATCGGAAGGAGGCATCTGATTCAAAACGACAAATCAGTGTTCAAAAAACGGCAACAGAGACTAATCGATGGATCATTTCGAAATCGAGAGATTCAGTTTGTTAGCATCGAAGGAAACCTAAATCGAAACCTAAGAACCCTAGAATACAGAGAAATCTCAAATCTAAAACCTCTCTCGTGGCGACGAAAGTTTCAGGAGACGGAAGAGTGAGAACTATGTAGAGAGATTGAAGATGATTACCATTAAGATGGATTGAATCGGAGAGGATGAAGAATCGGAATCGTTATTTTCTCTAGCTCTAGGTTTCAAACTAACTCTTCCGTTTCCAAAAGTCAAAAGCATTTTTAAGCTTATTTCCTTTTTTCTTTCCGTATCGTATTAACATATTGGGCTGCGAAATGGTTTAAATGGGTTGTGCAGCCTACTTATTTTATTAATTCTAAGCCTAGTCCAAGATGACATGGCAGTTTCATTGGCTAGGAATATTTGTGCCCATGTGGCAGTACTTAGAAAGCTCCAATTTAGTTTCTTTTATATAGTAGTGATTAAGAATGTCTTTTTCGTAAGGTGTCTTACCTATTATCATTATCATTGTACCAAACTACCTTACATATAGTTATATTTCTAATAATAAATAAATGTTAAATAATTCAAGCAACAAAACTAGAAAAAACTGGTTTTTGGTTTTTGTTTAGAAATTGGGAATTATTTAAAAAGCTAGTTTTCCTAGATTTTAGGAAATCTATTTCTCAAAAAGTTTGATTGGATGAAAAATAGTTTTTGAAAAAAAAAAACAAAAACCAATCCAAAAACTACAAACAATTATCCTCTAGTTAGACCATTATAACTTTTTTTGATAATCCAAAAACATTTTATCAGATTCTGTCTAAATAGATTATATTACGAGCAAACCAGAACAAGGCCGAACGATATATACGAGGGTGATTGGTTGAGGCTGTAAGAGATGTGCACATCCTTTTTAATTTCTGCATCTATTTTTTAAAGCAATCATGTTTTTATTTTTAAAAAACTGAATCTAAAGCCAAAACATTATAAAATGAAATATGTTAGCTTTAGAAAGTACTTTTTCTAGAAATTTTATATAGTGCTCTGAAAAATTTCTACAGCAAAATAAATTAAAGCTAAAGCTAAAAATCTAGAACCTAAATCTTAGAGCAAAAAACAGCAAACCACAGCCTCTCCCAGTCACCCCAGTAACTACCATTTATAAACCAAATTGAAATGATTATATCTGAAAGTGATACAAATGGGTTACACTTGTTTTGATCTCGTGTTGATATCCAAATACTATGAATGAGTCTAATTTATACAAAAAAAGATTAGCTCTTGGATTTGTTAGATTATTTTCCTGTAGTTAATAGTTAACATTATGTGAAATTATCTTATGCTATAGTCGCAAATTAGTGGCATATTTTTCCACTAATATGTGACTCATTTAGATATAGAGTATCTAATAGTTGCAAACTACAAAAATATATTCTTTTTTTTTCTTGATCCGAGCTGTACTATATATAACCATAACATTTCACTTCCGGCATTCGCCTTGCACAACACAATTTTTTTTTTGACAACAATAAACTACTAGTCTAAGAACCTATCGACTCAAATAACCAAGCCGTAGGTAGAGAATCGACATATAACATAACTGAAGGAGAACTCTTCACAGCACGTGCAAGCTTGTCTGCCATTGTGTTTTGTGCCCTTGAAATATGACTGATCTTGAAGTTAGGAAAGAAAATCTTACTACAGAATAATTCTTCCATGGGTGTATCACACGCTGACTATTCTTCAGGTGAGGATACCGTCTTCACCAATTA includes:
- the LOC106299806 gene encoding probable serine/threonine-protein kinase WNK11, whose amino-acid sequence is MLLTFGNGRVSLKPRARENNDSDSSSSPIQSILMMPPSDPSDKDSKPFVETDPTGGYGRYDELLGSGAVKKVNRAFDQEEGIKVAWNQVKLSCFSDDPAVMERLYSEVRLLKSLKNSSIIALYKVWRDERSNTLNFITEICTSGNLREYRKKHRHVSMRALKKWSKHILKGLVYLHTHDPCIIHRDLNCSNVFVNGNIGQVKIGDLGLAAIVGKNHSAHSILGIPEFMASELYDEENDLRTRDGRDISPRLRDSQSRRKEKERRLNRDDSVFERGRESTFRSGSCRRGAASLATGVLHPIGGGRCRGAATSRFAAPGERSLRTTSNRIHILLQRNATKCL